Below is a window of Malus domestica chromosome 13, GDT2T_hap1 DNA.
AAATTGTTATATACATAGTCAGCCAAATGGCTTGTATTTGCCAATCTTACGGCTGGTCTGTACCATAGTTTGAGCAGGACATCAAAGAAAAACCTGATTAGATTTAGCATCTTGAGAGTCTCCTGAGAAGAAGTGCATGTCTGGATGTGTGCGCTTTACATCTCGGTCAATTTGTTCTATGATCTCTTTGTCCTACATGACCCAAAATTGGAGTTACATATAAAAATGAGGTTTTGCACCAGAAATTGTTACCACCATTCTATAACGACAGCATGACAAGGAACTAAGATTtacacaaaaaaattggaaatttgaGTTTACATCAGACATATGGCCAAAACAAGCTACGCTCTTGACTTACAACTGAAGCACATGCCAATTATACTTGAAAACCTTGCGTTTCTTATCAATTCTGCCAAAAATACAGTtggtttgtttgtaccataatttttattactctgaaaaatatatatttacagAGTTGGcttataaaaaacattattttgcATTGTGCACATTATGGAATTGGAAGAAAGTTTGCTCGATAAATCAATTGAGCAAGTTTGCTCGGAAAATCAATTGAGCAAGTCAATTGGGTAATTACCTGGAAGAATTGATTCCAGACACTGGACTTCCCAAGACTCAATGGATGCTCCCCATGAGGTATTTCTGATCTTGATAGCAACCCCTTGCCTTGACATTTTAATTCATCATTGTCACAAGTAGTGCAGTTATccatcttccttgtgatttctgACTGACTAGCCAATGGAAACATTCAGTAAGCCATTTCTCACAGAATTTAAAAAATGCAAAAATGTATGAACCACATAGCATATTATGAcctttcatttttcaatttatctTAACAAATTAAAATCCCACAAAGCTGGCTAAGCGGTCACCAAGAAACATGCAATATGAAATACTACAAGGAGAAACAAAGATAACTGTACTGCCATGGATGACAAGAGccagaaaaaagaacaagacttggaagtgcccaaggactagatggtggaatctaaaatgagaaaaacaagccattttcaaagagaaagtaatcacccagtgtgtgtgggatagagagggtgaagctagccaaaggtgggattccatggctagttgtatccgaaaagtagcaaaagaggtattaggagagtccaagggctttgctccacaccaaaaggaatcttggtggtggaatgaggagatacaaacaaaggtgaaggctaagaaggaatgttgtaaagccttatacaaggataggaccgatgaaaatggtgaaaggtatagaagagcgaagcaagaggcgaagaaagctgtgagagaagctaagttagtggcttatgacgatatgtataagcgactagataccaaagaaggagagtttgatatctataaactagctagagcaaggaaAAATaagacaaaggacctaaaccaagtgaggtgcatcaaggatgaggatggaaaggttcttgctacagagaacgcggtcaaagacagatggagaggttattttcataatcttttcaatgaaggacatgaaaggagtatttctttaggggagttgagtaactcagaagagtgtagaaactactccttttatcgtcgaatcaggaaggaagaagtggttgtagctttgaagaaaatgaagcatagaaaagcagtgggcctagatggtataccgatcgaagtgtggaaagtcttgggagagacaggtatagcatggctcactgactttttcaataggattttgaaaacgaagaatatgccaaatgagtggcgaaagagcactttggtgcctatctacaagaataagggcgacgtacaaaattgcatgaactataggggtattaagctaatgagtgtgcgagcttgtgcaactgtttattctcatgtttgagccctctaatctcctacttgagactcatcactttcgCCGCCAATGATTctacttggcgggttcgagcaaataggcgttgggccatattcgacacagaacctgcacactgaacactaagaaccagagagtccttaacagccaactcattagaccgtttggaaagaagtctgtcatctttgggagtgagaaggttcctggccaccaccgcagcgatcatatcattcttcatcacggaatccccaacggtaagaggaccagtaggggataagaaggatgggcgccatatgttgtctggagaaggcgcggCAGCCTCTTCACCatggttcaagtcaaaacaacaatcggaagggccagacattttcaaaggtgttgaagagagaagaggtcggacaaatcaagatcttagaagtgcaagaagggagcttctactggtggagattcaagtgtgctttggaacttaatgccagcctctataaaaatttgcactcgacggagcttcagaaatcgaagagacgtttgctttctcaaaagctgggctgctcaaagaccacgagggccgatctcagagatcgaagaggcgtttgctttctcaaaagctgggctgctcaaagaccacgagggccgatctcaaaaatcgaagaggcacttgctttctcaaaagcgggGCTGctaagagaccacgagggccggtctcagaaatcgaagaggcacctgctttctcagccttgtcagcacctgtcacatgcacactcagctttgcggaaattacgggcaatctgtcgaagatttctggtgaagtaaaaagcacgtgaatcttactgttcaatcatccactttccacactcAACATCAGCTCAAGcataccacagataactttgccaaagatctctgacaaagtttagacacgtgaagcttacagctcccactacatcgctatgaccaagaaggataaaagaatagcaaagaaacagcactaacaaagtttagacacataaattttaaagatTTAGCTactatattattacccacaagggtaaaggaacagcaccactgctggataattggaaagttcctgtgtgtcaacctctgtgctccgtggcaaggtagactagcaaaaatgcccaacctttactcacattcaagaaaacactcccaacaagattgtttgctccaaaatcgaagaggcaccgccctccgaatctcgagagccagactcccaacaggattattttctcaaaaatcgaagagacaccgctctccgaatttcaagaaccagactcccagcaggattgctttcttaaaattcgaagaggcaccgttcttcgaatcCCGAGAGCCAAATCTCCGACAAGatcgcttgttcgaaaatcgaagaggcatcgctttctcaacttcgagagccatatctccttagataaagcttgtctgtaatcttcacacgcaacatcagctttccagataccacagaccactttttcaaagtgctttgacagagtcaaaacacgtgaagctggcagctcccactacagtgctatgaccaagggtaaaggaatagcattactacttgttaaggagactcctatatatgtcgacatccatcctcaacggacaggcagacctgcaaaaatgatcAACCcttcatatctgagagggcactcccaacgaagcctctcaaaatactcagctttctttccccccgataatacctctgcaaacaagctacaccagagcaagaatatctcatatcatgctttttctctgtcttttcctttggccttgttcttacctgcaagacaaggagaaagagagcaatcagttagcacttggaatcaagctttcaatcaggaactgactgcctagaaccccttacctgattacttacctggcattgctctcaagtactcatcttcaacatcttatcttatgcttccagagaagataccacatctgcctgataaacagatagggcaagtgagaaggatccaaggaagcatgtggagacaagcgtaatagaacacgtgccaatacttccactactttgtcaacagcaaaagtatcccatatcagcagggtcaaacgtactttagatttgatggacttgttttgaccctcaaattcttcagtcggccttatactctggaggtaaccagaaaaccctccagcccagttcaagaataagcctgtggaaagttacttctttaaaaacaaaagtacctcatatcatctattctccttttcttctctttatccttcatgctgcctgcaagataagaAGAATGAGAATAATCAACcggaactcaaaatcaaacttctgatctgggactgattgcttggagctctgattgcttaccttgtctgtcacctctttcagcagatctcctagctcggcgacttgggggacttctactacatggtttgtatcgcacttgaccaagcttgaaactataagtaagcttcaagtgaaattgatacattactttGTGCATCtctaccagttaaagataccacccctggacggaggaagagtacttccagagaagatgccacatctacctatgagacataTAAGACAAGTGaagataccacacttcggtacttaaaagtttcgtgattactcagcggcttggatcttgcaagtccccaaccgaggagcttcccctccaaccaggaggccaattacagagcgacacgtgtcgacatcagaagccaatcatagcgcgacacgtgtcaacatcggaagccaattacaacatgacacgtgtcaatgtcagaacaaggctagaaactctcttctataaaaggagatcattctcccaaaatatttcctaatgctatttgtactaaatcattcacttgtacccactaaaggagagtttgaacctatgtacttgtgtaaacccttcacaattaatgagaactcctctactccgtggacgtagccaatctgggtgaaccacgtacatcttgtgtttgttctcctatctctatccttttacatacttatccacactaataaccggagcaatctagcgaagatcacaaacttaatactttctgttgtaccaaagtcctcactgattttgtgtatcaacaatccttaagtccttacctttttgcattggtaatggatgagttaacaggacatattcaagatgttattccttggtgtatgcttttcgcagacgatatagggttgatagatgaaactcggaaggggtaaatgcaaagcttaacatttggaaagaagtgttggaatctaaaggtcttcgcctaaaccaatcaaagacagaatatatggaatacaagcgggatggatgaagtggaagagtacatccggcgtgttgtgtgaccgtcgtatgccactgaagttcaagggaaaattttataggacggcaataaggtcggcgatgctgtatggcacagaatgttgggcggtgaagcatcaacacgtacacaaaatgggtgtagcggagatgaggatgcttattggaggtgtgggctcacgagaaaggataagattaggaatgagtgggttggacatgtgcaaagaaggcctactgacgctccagtccgaagatgtgactacaggacagaggttcagggccgaaggggtagaggaagacctaggaaaactttggaagagaccctaagaaaaaacttagagtacttggatctaacggaggacatgacacaaaaccgagcgcaatggcgttctaggattcacatagccgacctcacttagtaggaaaaggttttgttgttgttgttgtagtcttTCCAGGACAAAAATCGGCCGCTAACCAATCTTTTCACTAATAGGATTACCAGCTGATGCTTGAAtcttatcaattttttttattcttcaacATCTCTATGAATTTGAACAACTGTGATTAAAACTTGTAGCAACTTTCTAGAGAAATGTTTGCCCAATATAGAAAAGCGTTAGCTACCCTTCAGATCAAAGCAACCTCTTAACCTTATGTCATCAATCTAGCTTTTCTGTTTGATCTTCAAAATCCAAAGAAGTAGATAAAATGACAGTGATATAACAGTGAACATGACTTACAGGATTCATCAAAAGCTCGTCTTTAAAATGCTTGTACTGTGACCTCTTTTTAGCTAACTCAGACAACCAAAGTCCCCGATCCGGTGGTAGATATCCGAGTAAAAGCTGCAAGGAACAATTATCAACCATTAAAACTAATCCAGTTCCTTGGCTGCAACAGGTAAAATCAGAATTGCACACTTCTTTTACTATGTCCTGCTCCATCGGCTAGACGGGTAACTCTCAAGTCCTCAAGCATCATTCTGTCCATGATAAAGCTAAATTTACGAGAAATTGCCTACATTTTCTCTAGAAACAAACACGTCCTAAACACTAaatgaaatcaaacaaaaataaaaaaaccgaaACATTATCACCTTCCAAACTGTAGACCGTATCCCAGCACCATCTGGTATGCCCTGAGATGAAATTCTCCGCAATTCGCGCAAATTAATCACCTCCCTCGACAGCTGCAaacacaaaattaagaaaaacctAATCATTCATCAGCAATACATGCatagggagagagagtgaggggcAAACCTCGGCCAAGAGTTGAGACTGTCTGGAGATATCCTCGGGGGACGGAGCGGTGTTGTTGCTCTTGTCTTCGTGATGCGGAAATGAATCTGAGAATTGGGGCTCGGGAAGATGCTTGTCTTCTCTGGTGGATTTGGGAGGGGCAACAGGGATTGGGGGGTCAACCGTGGAAGGCGGGTCATAGTCGGAGACAGAATAACTAGAAATTGGagtggtggtggcggcggcggTGGGATTGGAGGTGTAACGTTGGACGAGATCGTCGTCGATGGAAGGGGAGGGCGTGGAGGAGGACCAGAGCGAGCTGTTGAGCCATTCGGGGACTCGCTTCTTCACCATTTGAGGTGAGTGAAACATGCAGTTTGTGTTATGATCTTGCAATTGGCCTATTAGTGAATCCTTGGATCACTATGAAGTAGTAGTTAAATAATGGGGGTCAGATTGTATTAGAGTAAGGATTAGATTGTAATAGTCTTGTTAATTGtgggttttagttttaattgagtTGTTGTTATGCCAGATGGCACTCTCGCGAATGTAAGGGCTGGCTTGTGGGATAAAAGCCTCAGCTAGTGGATTGAAAAGCATATATGAAAAACAATTAGAAATTTCCTTTTCTTGCTGTGCAATTCCTTTCCTTAGTACCCACCATTACCACACAGTCAAGGTTGCAGCTAGGTATTGGCTTGGGTTTTATCATTGGTATCACCCTCCGATTCTGGTATCCCTTCTGTATATGCCCCGTTCCACCACCACGGCCCGCCTCTCTGCCATGGAATCTCGTGTTGCTGCTATTGAAACCATCTTAGCCAACCTTCCCAATCAGTTCGCTGAAGCCATTGATCATGCTTTTGAAACACGATTGCCTGTCTATTTCGAGCAATTTCGTCGTGAGCAAGCTGCTCGCGGCGGCGGCGAGGGTCCTTCTGCTCCTTCTTTCACGGATCTTCCTCCACATCGCGACATGGACCGCATCCACGCGCCGCACAGTCCGGTCACCCCTGGCAGTGCTACGGTCAAGCCACCGTGGTCTCCGCGCATCGACTTTCCCCGATTTGGCGATGGTGACGATTTGTTATCCTGGATCTATAAGGCTgaacaattttttgtttattatggCATTCCTGCTTCTCAGCGCGTGGTCACAGCTTCATTCCACCTCGAGGGGGAGATCCTTCAGTGGTATCGATGGATGGATTGTTCCAATACTACTCCCTGTTGGGAGGACTTCACTCAAGCACTGTGTAAGGAGTTTGGTCCTTCCGAGTTTGACGATAGTACTGAGGCACTCTTCAAACTTCGCCAAACAGGTACCCTGCGTGATTATATTGCTGAATTTAGAAAACTGGCTAATCGTACTTGTGATGTTGGTCCTCTCTTGTTAAAGAGTTGTTTCCTTGGTGGCCTTAAACGAGAATTAAAGTATGATGTGAAATTGTTGAAGCCTCATTCTGTTCATGATGCTATTGCCATTGCGGTTCAGTTAGATACTAAGTTTCAAGAGCTCAAAGGCGGTATCCCTAAACCATCACCCACAGTTCCTAAACACCACCCAAACACTACTACTGCCATCCATCCCTATGTTCCTCGGGTCCAAAATTATCCTGTTAAGAAGCTTTCTCCAGCTGACATCCAATTAAAACGGGATAAGGGCGAATGTTGGTTTTGCACTGACAAATGGGTTCCGGGTCATAAATGTGGGTTGAAGCAATTGCTTATGCTCGATGTTGCTGACCAAGCGGAGCTTGATGCGTTTCCCCCGGACTCCCCTCCTGAAGTTCATCACATGGAACTCAGTGAGTGTGCGTTCTATGGGACAACCGCCACCCCGAAAGCTCAAACTATGAAAGTGCAGGGCACTCTCCAGGGTCATTCTGTGCGGATTTTGTTAGACTCCGGCAGCACGCACAACTTTGTCGACACTCGGTTGTTAAAACAATGGGGCCAACCAGTTCATCCTACTAAGTCATTTGAGGTCATGATTGCCGATGGTGGTAAAGTCCAAAGTTCAGGCTGTTGGCGGTCCGGTGCACTGTCCTTAGGAGGTTATACTTGCAGTGTTGATTTGTATTCATTGCCTCTCGGGGGTTGTGATTTAGTCTTGGGGGTTCAGTGGCTCTCTTCCATTAGCCCTGTCTTATGGGATTTCCATCACTTGACTATGGCATTCACGAAGGACAATCAGCACTACCAATTGTTTCATTCTGCGGCTCCACCTTCTCTTATTCAAGAAGTCTCCTTACAGCATCTTGAGAAGGAAGTTGCTAATTCCAACTTGGGCCTTTTGTTGTATTCTATGGAGACACGACCGGTGCTTGTTCGTGACTGTGAGTTGTCCTCAGCTCAATCTACACAACTGCATGCGTTATTGGCCGACTTTGAGTCCCTCTTTGTGCTGCCATCTCAACTTCCACCCTCCCGCTCACATGATCACCACATTCCATTGTTGCCCGGTGCCAAACCACCTAATATACGGCCCTATCACTATGGGCCTCTTGCAAAGGATGAGATTGAACGAGCTGTCAAGGACTTATTGGATGCCGGTTTTATCCGACCCAGTCATAGTCCCTTTTCCTTCCCTGTACTTCTTGTCAGGAAGAAAGAGGGCACTTGGCGTATGTGTATTGATTATAGGGAACTTAACGCTCTCACAATCAAAAACAAATATCCAATTCCTCTTATTGATGATCTCTTGGATGAACTTTGTGGTGCCACCTATTTTTCCAAGTTAGATCTTCGCTCCGGTTATCACCAAATCTTGATGCAACCTGCTGATGTTGAAAAAACAGCATTCAAAACTCATGCAGGCCATTATGAGTTCTTGGTAATGCCTTTTGGGCTTACTAATGCCCCGGCAACATTTCAACAACTCATGAACGACATTTTTAGGCCTTTATTAAGGAAGTGTGTGCTTGTATTTTTTGACGATATCCTCATCTACAGTCACTCTTGGGCGGATCACATGTCCCACTTGTTGGCTGTTTTCCAAATCTTACAGCAACATCGCTTGTTCCTTAAGAAATCCAAGTGCTCTTTTGGTCAACAGTGTGTTGAGTACTTAGGCCATATCGTGTCCCGCGAAGGGGTAGCTGCAGATCCTTCCAAATTACAAGCCATCCGAGATTGGCCTATTCCTAAGACTCTTAAAGAATTGCGGGGTTTCTTGGGTCTCACGGGATATTATCGTAAGTTCATCGCTGGATATGGTCAGATTTGCCAACCCTTATATCAATTGACCAAGAAGGACAAATTCTATTGGACTCAAGAAGCTACAGAAACTTTCAATCAGCTCAAAGATATTATGACATCCCCACCAGTTTTAGCGTTACCTGACTTCTCCAAAGCCTTTGAACTGGAgtgtgatgcctcaggtaaTGGCATTGGAGCCGTGttgcaacaaggaggaagaccTATTGCCTTTACCAGTCAAGCACTTGGTCCAAAAAATCAATCTCTCTCAACCTATGAACGGGAGCTTATTGCCATCGTTTATGCTGTGAAGAAATGGCACTCCTACTTACAAGGCAGGCACTTCACCATTAAAACTGATCATTGCAGCCTCAAATACTTCTTGAGTCAGAAAGCCAATACTCATTTCCAACAAAAATGGGTCTCTAAGCTTCTCGGCTATGACTATGAGATCCAGTTTCGTAGTGGCAGTGACAACCATGTAGCTGATGCTCTCTCTCGCGTACATGGCTCTCCTCTACTTCCTGAATGTGCAGCAATATCATATCCTCATTTTGGTTGGTTTGATGAACTTCGACAATATAATGAACATGATTCTTGGATTCAGAGTAAAGCTAAGGAGTATTTCCAAGCACAGGAGACTAATGCTACCACCCCTACATCTTCTAATTACTCTTTCCAGAATGGGTTTTTACGGTACAAGGCACGGATATTGTTAAGCCCTTCCTCTCCATGGCGCACCAAGCTTATCGAAGCTTATCATTCCATACCTGCTGCAGGTCATCAAGGTGTGATTAAAACCTATCACAAACTTAAGAAGGACTTTTATTGGCCAAGTATGAAGAATGATGTCAAACTCTTCGTTTCGGAGTGTCACATCTGCCAACAACATAAGTATGAAACAGTGGCACCTCCTGGAAAACTGATGCCTCTTCCAATTCCTGAACGAATTTGGGCTGATATAAGCATGGACTTTATTGTCGGACTTCCTAATTGCAAGGGTAAGACTGTTATCATGGTGGTGGTTGATCGGCTGTCCAAATATAGTCATTTTGTTCCTATGGCACATCCATATACAGCGGCTAGTGTAGCACAGCTTTTTCTTGAGCATATTTTCAAACTCCATGGCATGCCCAACTCTATAGTCAGTGACCGTGATCCGATCTTCATAAGCGCCTTCTGGAAAGAGTTATTCAAACTGCACAATGCCAAGTTGTGTATGAGTTCGGGCTACCATCCTCAAACTGACGGTCAAACTGAGGTTATGAACCGCTGCTTGGAAACCTACCTGCGCTGTTTTGTTGGAGGCCAAcctaaaaaatgggtacaatgGTTATCGTGGGCCGAATGGTGTTTCAATACCTCATACCACACTTCTTCTAAGTTCACACCCTTCGAATTAGTGTATGGTTATTCCCCACCTCATATCACACCGTATGAACCTGGTTCTACAAAGTTCGCTTCTGTGGAGCAATGTTTGGTTGAGAGGGACAAGGTTTTGGAGATTCTGAAAAGGAACCTTGAATTAGCTCAGACAAGGATGAAGTCACAAGCTGATCAAAAGAGATCGGAACGGAGTTTTGCAGTTGGCGATATGGTTTATATAAAACTTATTCCTTATCAACTCCAATCCTTGGCTGCACACAGTTATCATAAACTGTTACCCAGGTTCTATGGTCCCTATAAGGTTCTCAGCCGAGTAGGTGATGTGGCTTACAAACTTGAACTTCCTGCCATGTCTAAAGTCCACCCTGTTTTTCATGTCAGCAGTCTTAAGAAGCACTTAGGGCCGAATGTGGTAGCCAACAACCTGTTGCCCCAAGTTACAGAAGATGGTCTTCAACAGTTGGTTCCTGCCTCCATTCTTGCCAGGCGCATGTATAAGAAGGGTAATTCTGCCGGCGTTCAATTGCTTGTTCAGTGGCAGGATCAAGATGCCAGTTCTGCAACATGGGAGGACTTTGAAGACTTCCAAGCTCGATTCCCTGCTTTCTCTCTTTAACCTTGTGGACAAGGTTTTTTCGAAGGCGGGAGTAAATGTTATGATCTTGCAATTGGCCTATTAGTGAATCCTTGGATCACTATGAAGTAGTAGTTAAATAATGGGGGTCAGATTGTATTAGAGTAAGGATTAGATTGTAATAGTCTTGTTAATTGtgggttttagttttaattgagtTGTTGTTATGCCAGATGGCACTCTCGCGAATGTAAGGGCTGGCTTGTGGGATAAAAGCCTCAGCTAGTGGATTGAAAAGCATATATGAAAAACAATTAGAAATTTCCTTTTCTTGCTGTGCAATTCCTTTCCTCAGTACCCACCATTACCACACAGTCAAGGTTGCAGCTAGGTATTGGCTTGGGTTTTATCAGTTTGGGGGAATTTGATCGATTGGAttgaatttctagggtttctgtATTTCTTTTTGGAGTGTTTCTGTGAGCTGACGACGGAGCTTCTTTCTTCTGCTTGTTTTGTC
It encodes the following:
- the LOC114820557 gene encoding uncharacterized protein, with the translated sequence MFHSPQMVKKRVPEWLNSSLWSSSTPSPSIDDDLVQRYTSNPTAAATTTPISSYSVSDYDPPSTVDPPIPVAPPKSTREDKHLPEPQFSDSFPHHEDKSNNTAPSPEDISRQSQLLAELSREVINLRELRRISSQGIPDGAGIRSTVWKLLLGYLPPDRGLWLSELAKKRSQYKHFKDELLMNPSEITRKMDNCTTCDNDELKCQGKGLLSRSEIPHGEHPLSLGKSSVWNQFFQDKEIIEQIDRDVKRTHPDMHFFSGDSQDAKSNQDALKTILVIFAKLNPGIRYVQGMNEILAPLFYVLKNDPNEEDAASAEADTFFCFVELLSGFRDHFCQQLDNSVVGIRSTITRLSQLLKEHDEELWRHLEITTKVNPQFYAFRWITLLLTQEFNFTDSHHIWDTLLSDPEGPQETLLRVCCAMLILIRRRLLAGDFTSNLKLLQNYPPTNISHLLYVANKLRVQSSG